The uncultured Dysgonomonas sp. genome contains the following window.
AATTCGTTCCCTACCGAATCCAGACCGTATGAGGCATAAACCAGACTACTATCCATATTCATGGATAATTTCTCGCCTTTTAGTGTTATTTCGGTATATTTTACTTCCGCAGAGCCATATAAATAGCCCCAATTGCTGGCCATAAGTACCACAGAGTCATTGGCTGTATAGTCTACTACGGCATCCAACGCATTCTTTTTTTGTGCAGTAGAGTCTTGTAGTAAAGAGTCGTTGTGGAGTTTCAGGGAATCATTCTTCGGGAGGGAATCTCCCTTCACACGGGGCAGGGTGTCGTTGCTATATATTAAATTTATAGCACGATGCTTAGTATAGGCATATTGTGCACCCCAGAAAGGCACAGAGAACAATATACATAGAAAAATGTATGCTAAGATGCGAACTTTTCTCATCTACAAAACCTCATGCTTATATATTCGGATGCAAAGCTAATCAATTAAACATGAAAGCAGAATACGAAAAAACAAAAAAAGTATAAATTTTTGTATTCAGACTGAATATTCACGATCAATCTTATTGCCCGGAGTCCGGATATTTATGTATATATTTTCTATCTTTGTTCCTTATTAAACGAATCTTTCTATGAAATATTTTTTACTTGCCCTTGCACTCTTCTTCTCAATAGCAGAATCACAGGCTCAGAACTTTGAAGATTATTTTGTCGATAAAGCTTTGCGTATCGATTATATTTTTTCCGGAAATGATGAATCTCAGGTTGTCGCTCTCGACCAGTTGAATCAGTTGCCTCATTGGGCAGGGCGCAGACATAACTTGTCGCAGCTTCTTCGTAAAGGTAATGGACAAATATGGGTGACAGATGTAAAAACCGGAACATGTATCTATACCGATGCTTTCAGTACTTTGTTTTCAGAATGGCAGACTACGCCTGAGGCTAAGGAGGTTAGGAAGAGTTTCGAGAATTCATTTCTTATACCTTATCCTAAAGGGAAGATATCAGTGGAGATAAAACTGAGAGATAAGTTTGGTGTATACAAGACTGCGATCAGGCACGATGTAAATCCGGATGATATTCTGATAAAGAAAAAAGGACTGAAGAATATTCCGGCCTATACAGTCATACATAGGGGCGATTCGGTTAATAAATGTGTGAATGTAGTTATTTTGGCTGAAGGATATACAGCTTCTGAGATGGCAAAGTTCAGAGAGCATGCGCAGATAACTTGTGAACAAATATTCAGTCATAGCCCGTTCAATGAGCTGAAAGATAAGTTCAATTTTTATGCGGTGGAAA
Protein-coding sequences here:
- a CDS encoding M64 family metallopeptidase, producing the protein MKYFLLALALFFSIAESQAQNFEDYFVDKALRIDYIFSGNDESQVVALDQLNQLPHWAGRRHNLSQLLRKGNGQIWVTDVKTGTCIYTDAFSTLFSEWQTTPEAKEVRKSFENSFLIPYPKGKISVEIKLRDKFGVYKTAIRHDVNPDDILIKKKGLKNIPAYTVIHRGDSVNKCVNVVILAEGYTASEMAKFREHAQITCEQIFSHSPFNELKDKFNFYAVETISEDSGVSVPRENNWSRTAFSSHFDTFYSDRYLTTSHVKDIHDAIAGIPYAHIIILANTDVYGGGGIFNAYTLTTTGHAAFKPVVVHEFGHSFAGLADEYFYDSDVLDNTYLHSVEPWEPNITTLVDFTVKWQDMLEPQTPVPTNADLADKYNIGVFEGAGYSAKGIYRPVIDCRMKTNTCKDFCPVCQRAILQLVKFYTE